The sequence GCAACATTTGACTTTCGGGAAATATCGTCAACCCCATATCTCCGAGCAGACCGCCCATAATTTCTGTCAACGTCTTCCCCGCTTGCAATGATGGTGTAAATCCCGCTAAAGCTGCTACTCGTGATTCTAGTAGTGCTACTAAAGCTTCGTCTCTGGCTGCTTTAGGTAACACCTGTACTAATAACCCTCCCGCCGCTGTCACCCCAGTTGGCCCCACAAACACCCCCAAAACCACCGCCGAAGGAGTTTGTTCAGAATTCACCAAGTAGTGCGCTACATCATCACCAATTTCACCAGATACGAGTTCTACCGTACTAGAATAGGGGTAGCCGTAACCAATGTCTCGGACAACGTAAAGGAAGCCTTTGCCTACAGCACCACCGACATCTAATTTACCCTTGGCATTGGGAGGCAGCTCTACATACGGGTTCGCCACATAGCCTCGCACTGTCCCATCTAACCCCGCATCTACCAATATACCACCC is a genomic window of Fortiea contorta PCC 7126 containing:
- the hslO gene encoding Hsp33 family molecular chaperone HslO, producing the protein MADQLIRATAADGGIRAVGVITTRLTEEARQRHNLSYVATAALGRTMAAGLLMASSMKRAGSRVNVRVKGDGPLGGILVDAGLDGTVRGYVANPYVELPPNAKGKLDVGGAVGKGFLYVVRDIGYGYPYSSTVELVSGEIGDDVAHYLVNSEQTPSAVVLGVFVGPTGVTAAGGLLVQVLPKAARDEALVALLESRVAALAGFTPSLQAGKTLTEIMGGLLGDMGLTIFPESQMLRFHCGCSFDRVLGALKILGEAELQDMIAKDDGAEATCDFCGNVYQASSDQLAQLIVDLQAESSVSG